The Camarhynchus parvulus chromosome 19, STF_HiC, whole genome shotgun sequence genomic sequence TGGCAATTAGCCCAGCTCTGAACCCTGGTGGCCTGTCTGCATCTGCAATTagagctctgctctgtctgcCTGAGGTTTTTATCTTCCTCCCTTCTGGGGCTGCAAAGGCACAATTTGGCTCTCCAAATGTACAGCAGGAAAGTGTTAAAGCTCTAGCTTGAGCCTGGCTGCCcttgctgtggggctgctctcaGGATTGGTTCCTGTTTGGTTCAGGGATCAATCCTTGGCCTCTGCACCTGGATTTATGTGAGTGCAGCTCAGGGCATCCTTCTGAGACAGTGCAGAGCCTGTGGGGGCTGATTCTGGCTCTGCTGGTacctctgctcctgcactcCTGGCATGTTCAATGCTCCTGGCTCTTTAGCAGGACATTGGATTCCTGATTCAATGTTTTATACAATTGAGCTCATTTACTCATACCTTCGGTGCTCTAAAAGAATACCTCAGGTTGGCTTTgtgaaatgggaaaaggagagcaaaatttgggtttcagtgggaaaatgtCTGGTCAGACAGAGGAAAGGTGACTTTGGGACCTGGAAACCTGAGATTTGGGAGAAACAAACccccactgctctgccagcatcTCAAGGGGACCCCTGGCAGAGCTTCCCCCCACCGCCCATCAGAAAGCTTCTCTACCAAACCTCCAGGcttgctctgctttcctttcctcccctatAATTTCATCTATCCTAAAATCCCTGTTTTTCTCTGAGataatgtgatttttggggagtcTTCCCTGTCACCTCGCTGCAGCTGATTTCTCTTGAAAAGCTTCCTCCtagggagggaggggggaacaAGGAGAGAAATTATGGAGGGGCAGCATTTCTGAATCCAAATACATTAAACCATTTAATTCTGTTgactcagggctgcctggcTCTGAATGGGAATTAATCCACAGTGCACGAAATTAAAAAGCACAAGACAAAATGCTTAGCAGGCAATGCCAGGGTTTAAAGCAACCCATTAGCTTGCTCAAACGTCCCCAGTAAATTTTCATTTGTCAATAACGCTTAGAGCCTACAGTTTATTTACAGCCTGTTCAATATTACCAGAacccctggcagctcctcatTTGTATTTATCTGCCACAGTCAGTTTCCTTTCCAGGGACTCTTCCTAATCCTTTGCTTTGTATCTGCTCCAGACACAGCAGGGATGTGCCACCCTCCAGGCAAAGGTAATGTGGGGTTACCCTTTTCCACCCCAGTTATCCCCTGCAAGGgacccatccctggagctggatCTGCCATggggctcctccagcctctgtCCCCCACCCAGGGGACCCACTGGCCACCGGCCAGCAGAGATGGGAATCTCCAGACTGGGAGAAGGGgacagcacaaggagctgtgTGTGGCCCCACAgtctggctgagctggagcagccatgGCTGAAATCTGTCCTGCTCCATCTGTCCCAAATCAGATCCCAGGGGAtgagccctgcagaggagaGCGTGTAACAGGATTTCCCCCCAAAGCAGCTTGAATGCTTCCAGGCAGAGAACAAAGCCTGGCTGACCCTGAGAATTTCTCCAAGCAAAGGAGTTTATTCTTGGGCACAGACACGAAGGGGCATTAATCTCCTGTGGTGGCTCATGGCCAGCTGGGGAGGTTTGGTCCAACACTCAGGGACATGGCTCCCTGCAGGGTTGACAAGTCTCCAGTGGGGTTTGTCCCTCCCCAGcttcctcccctctctctgcaCTCCCCCAAGGCAGAAGCACAGATGATTGCAATGGAATTTTAAGTGGATGCAGCAtcaccagggctgcctggggagaTACAGGACAGGCTGGGCAACCCCTGTGTCAGGTGTAAAGCTCAGAGAGGGGAATCCCTCCAGAGGCTTAGCCACAAAGATGGAGCTGGACACGTCACAGGGAGCATCTGCTGGACCCCAGGAGGTGCAGCAGCACCCTGCCTGGTCTCCACACTCACCACAGCCCCCTGAGCTGGGGGCAGTGGGTGTGAGTGTGTCTGTGCCACAGATCCCTGTGTGATTCGAGGTGATGTTCAATGGAGGCAATCACTGAACTGAAGAGCCACTTGCTTTTCTCCCACCCTTGGTTAAAGTTTGCAAGCTCCTCATGCTGCTGAGCTTGAAGATGGCATGAGAGGACACCCCACCTTCCCCCCCAAAGAGCAGAGCCCCATCACTtgcctgctgctgtctgcatgTAGCCAGCCAGGGTGCAGAGTCGGCGCTCGCAGGCTCCGccgggcagcagcacagccacgatggccagcagggagctgagggccagcagggcacagccgcccgcacacagcactgcactcGTCTGCAAGGACACAGGGGCTGTCAGAGAGGTCACCCCACACcacacacaccccaaaatccccctctgGAACTGGGCAGTGCAGCCCTGTCATGGGCGGTTCTCCCACCTTTTCCCTTCCACCTTTTGTCTCTTCAGTTCACTGCTGAGTGCTGAGCCCGAGGTTCAGccatgccctgctcccagggctcacTGGGGCTGCAGTGACAATTGTCCTAAGCCAGTGCCATTAGATGTGTGTGCGGTGTCAGTGCCCCTCCTGAGCACTGAAAGGACCcatggcagccctgccccagcaggccTGGCAATGAGCAGGCATTTTGGGGatcccactgcagctctgctgacatggcaggctgctcccacccccagcagcctAAAACCAGGGAAAAGCATTAATTCATGGCAAAACAGCTTGCCCTTGGATACAGGTGTTCAatcactgcactgctgctctttctgtCCCCATTGCAGGTGACAGcgggtggcactggcagcaaGGTGGCCTGAACCAGCAGGGACAcgtgccagcccagccaggggcatggccaggggcacagaggggaccttcctcctccagcagccagctggtGACAGGGCTTAAACAACATGAGGACACCTCAGGcccagcagccatggcagctccagcacattccaggaatgctgcagctcctgtcacttcccagcacattccagggaatgctgcagctcctgtcatttcccagcacattccagggaatgctgcagctcctgtcacttcccagcacattccaggagtgctgcagctcctgtcatttcccagcacattccagggaatgctgcagctcctgtcacttcccagcacattccaggagtgctgctggctctggtgaGTCCCCCTGCAGAGACacctgcctcagctcctggaacagcacagctccaaggcAGCTCTCACTCCCACCTCCCTGGAAAGCCTGGCTTTTATAACCTGTGTGGGAGCTGTTCTGAGGGGGTCAGGTCCCACTCTCACCCTTTCCAGCCCTCTTGTCCTGGTGAGACATTCTGGTTAGCAGAGCACAGTTTGCCTTTTTTATCTTGCCCTCTCTACCTGAGCTTTTGGGGGAAACAACCCCAATACAGCTTTCCATTTACCTCCCCTCCCCAAAGAGGTCACAAACAATCTGCTACTGTTTGTAATAATATCATTATTACAATAATAATGTAAATTATTCTGCAGGAACCACAGGCAGGCTGAGCAGGGGAAGAGGAATTGGATTTACCCTGGGATGCCCATGGGGAGTCCCAACAGCTCAAAACCCCCTCCCATGAGTGGTGCTGTCCCAcaggcctggccctgccctACACCTACCCCTGTTCCTGactgctgagctgccctggctggtgctgggtgacacagccactgccagctgtgtcccagcagctgccactgctccaAGGGACACACTggtgctggagagggacaggCCAGGCACACCTGACACCCTGGTGTGAGTGcttctcctggggctgtgcagtggTTAGAAATCAGCATCTTATTTATAGCCTATTTATGCACTGAGCAATGCAAATGCTGTCCCAGCAATAAATGAATTCCTGACATGCAATGCTAAAGGAACAGCAGTGCAAAAGCTACCCAGGGAAATGGAGAGGCTGCTTCCAAGGCACTGAGACCTGGACAGACAAAAGCTGCTTCAGGGCTTAAGGTACAAGGTTGGGACACCCCCAGCAGGgccccctgccctgtccctaCACCAGGAGGGAcccatgggatttgggatgggatgggatgggatgggatgggatgggatgggatgggatgggatgggatgggatgggatgggatgggatgggatgggatgggatggatgtCCCCATTGCACAGACACTCCCCCAGCCTCATGGGGGTCCCCATGGGGaaagcagccagagccctggctcccccactgctcccagggcagcagcatggccaggaATTCTGGattcataacaaaaaaaaagattactcTGCCTGGCATCTGCATTTCACCTTCTGCCCGGCAAAACCATCCTCCTTTGCAAGGACCATTAATTATTTAGAGCAATGAATTTTTCAGCAGAAAGGGGTCTTGTGAAGCAGGCTGGTTCTTCTCTTGTGTGAagcatattatttttaatgatctAGGTTCTCCTTAATTGTGGTGGCTCAAATCCTCTAAAAACTCACAGTTCCTGCTGGAAACAAGTGATGAGCTGCTCCGACTTAATCCCTGTGGAGAAGTGTGAAGGTCTTCTTCAGGACAAAGTGACAGGAAAAAGGCACAAACAGGCTGGGTGCAGGTGAGTTAAACTGGCAGAAGAACTGGTCTGGTTTGGGAGCTGCCATCAGGGTTTGGCAACAAGACTGAGGGGtctcagggctggcagcaccctgATGTGCACAGGGGTGgccaaacccccccaaatccagccaggCCTTGGCAAAGGGAACAAAGGTCTCGTTGTGAATAAATGGGAGAAGATTCAGGTGAAGGTGAATGGTGAGGTTTGGGTTCTGCCACGTGGGCCAGGAATGCTGAGCCACTCAACAGCTGCtaggcagctcctgggggcaGAAGGGGTGGCAGGGGCACAACTGCCCCAAAAGCAGGTGACAGCAGAAAAGGACACACCACTGCTCTTTGCCTGGCTCCCACAttctgctggctgtgtgctgacATTACCTGCCAAAACACTGCATGTGCTCTTGGAGaacagaaattttgcttttgtcatAACCTTTCCATGGCCTCAGCTGGGAATTTCTCAAGTGCTCCTGCCCTGTACTGAAGTTGCTCCTGCACAGATcaaaaagctgctttcaaaGAGAAATAATGTTTAAGTTCGAAGAAGTCCATGAAGCAAAGGTACCAAAGAATAGCAGCTGCAattctctccttcccactgtgcagcacctccctctctcctccctgttTGTGCCTGTTGCATCTTGAGCAGAAAGGAGAGGATGCAGGAAACAGATGCAAGGGCTGAAACCCAAAAATAGGCAGGGTGGGGAGGAacagcagggatgcaggagacTGCCTGTgagagcccagctcaggcagggcaggaaaaaacccatttatCCCAGTAAagagcacagctcccagtgcaaaccctgccagggaggccaggctgcccagccctgggcattgctgacccctggcagtgccagggagatGCCCCCAGGGAGGCTATGAGCAATCCTGCCTCTGCCATGCTGGGAAAAGACATAAAACCGTGTCAGATTTTCTGCTCCCACTCCCAGGGAGATTAATTGTTTATCCCCAAACAAATTAATCGTCCCCTGGTGGGACTGTAAATATGCCTTTATGTGGCGTAATAAATTCTGATTAACAACAATCCCCTGCCTGACTTTTAGTGTTTTACAGGTCTGACACATGCCATGGCTGGGCCATTCACTTAGCAATAAATCTGCTGAAGATGTTGTTTCATTcaccagaaaaatcaaaattaaaatgtcacaTAATAACCATCCTGGGAAGAATTCCTTAATTTCCCTAATGAAAACTTTTGTAAAGTTAACTCATCTTTGAAAGCCAGCATTAaagcaggaaggggaagggaaaataaactcTCCATTCCAGTTTTTAGTGCTGAGAAGCAGCACCTGGTGTTTGGTTCAGCAGAGATAAACCAACCTGGCAAAGCTCCTGCCATCACTATGAACTGGGTCATGATGCACATTAGTTTATTAATGCAATTTATTAATTGGCACTTGACCATCCCCAACAGCTGCCATCCTGGATAGGGCCTGTGGTACCCagggcagcaggctgagggCCAGGTTACAGACTGCTGGgctgttccagccctgctcagatcCTTCAGCATCTTTGGAAGtgggagcagaaaataaatgccCTAAATAACTGGGAAACAAAGCCACAGGCTCAGTGAGAAAAAGGAAGTGAAGGTCACAGTGTGTCTGGCTTTTTGGGGTATCTGTTGAGAGAAAATCTAAGAAACCCCCAATGAGCTGGAGAAAACTCTAAAGTCATCTGTAAGAGAAGAGGTGGCAAAATCAATCCTGCTTTTGCACTAAATTCAGCACCACCTCCACTAAAACAAAGCTCAGCTAGTCCTGGCCTTTCAGGCAACTTTTCCAATTCCCAGCTCACCAGCATATTCAACAGAACACCAGAGGGGTTAATGCCCAAACTGATCCAAGTAGTGAGGGGCGGGGGGGGaaggcatttttttaattagagagAAAATAAGGGACAGATAATACATCTGATGAATTATGGCTGTCTCTTTTTCGCTGCCATTGCATCTGGGGATGCTGGAAAGCAGTTCCTAATGGCACTGCTTTATCTAAGAGGATGATGGATAGTagtgaaagacagaaaaaaaggggaaaagtaaGATATTAGCACATCAATGGTGTGCCTGTGACCTCCATCAAGGGATTCGAACCAacttaatgaaattttaattaggCAGCAAGCAGTGCACGGCGCTGGGTACCCGATCAGCGCTCCTTCCCCTCACTCTGTCATTATCCTTCCCTGGGATTCGCCCTTTCCTGGCGCTGGCAGCCGAGCTGCGGCCAGGGAATGCCCCGCGGGTCACCCCTCGGAGGAGGAGCCCGGGCAGAGCGGGATCTGCAGCCTCAGGAGGATGCAGGGAATGTCCCACTGTCAGAATGTCCCTGCCAGCCGGAGCCAGACTCTGCTCTGGGCCCTGCAAAGGGGAAATGCAACATCAGAatggctctgctgagcccttCCCGAGGTGCTGGTTCAGGATTTGCTCTTTGAGGAGGGGGCAGGTGACCCGTGTGACCTGACCATCCCTGCCAGGAGTGGCCAAGCAGCTTCCCTGAACCtctgagagcagggacagaactaatcctgagagcagcctggctgcattTTCCATCAACCTGACCTGCCAGGGCCCACCCTTAAGCTGTCCTGCCTCAGCTCCCCTTTCAGCCCAGCTTAGCTGAGAGAGGCCGGTGAGTCCCAATGGTGGTTTGTGACTTGGGCACTCAAATGTGGGACCACAGCCCAGGAATTACAGGTTCCCCCACTACCAGTCCTGTTAATGTAGGTCAGAAAAGTCTGGGTGGCTGCTGAAAGCAGATAAATCTGCTCTGGGGTAATGTGCATGAAGGTGGTGATGTCAAGAATTCCTTACACTCAGTGCTCACAACTCTGGCCAAGGTTGTGTaagtgcaattaaaaaaaatggactGGCAGACAGAGTCTGCTCTCTTGGGAAGTTCTTAGGATGAGGAGCTTTTTAAAAGTTGATTTCCTGATAATCCCAAGTTAATGTGCTGGCCTAATACACGACTCTGGAGGCGCAGAGCAGACTCTGCCTGAGAGGCAGCACACACTGAGTCCCTGCTTGGCTCACGCTGCTTCTCTCCCTAATTCCAGAGCCTGTGCTAGAAGAGGAGTGACAGATTTCCACAGAGTGACAGATTTCTTCCCATCTCCATGAAGACCCATCAGGGCTGCTGATCTGCAAACCTGGCCCCAATGAGCAAACCCCAGATGACATCAGGGACCCAGGGCTGACCTGATGCAGTGAGAAACCTGCAGTGAAGATTTAATGCAAAGGGTAAGCAGGTTTATTGTACATTTTCACTAAGCTTTGCTGAATCTTTTCAAGTCCTGCTTTAAAGCCCAGGAAAAACCACTCAAGAAACTGCTGGGCTTGGGCAAAGCCTCCCCCCTGTCCTGAGCAGGTTATTttgggctgtgctccagcatgGCATCACTGGCTCCATAGGCAAATGGCCCATGTGGCTTTAACCTGAATATCATGGGCTGATCAGCTTCTTTGTTATTTTAGATTTCATGCTTGGCAAAGCCTGAAAATAATTGGAGACtatctggaaaaataaaaatagaaatctgaaatgtggcagcagcagcttccgAAGTGCAGCACTGAGACAGGAACCCATGAGCCAAATGCTcccactgaaagagaaaataaattagctGAGGATGAAGCACTATTTTGCACATACACAGTGATCTGGcaccaggaaaaagaaaagagaagtcATGAGAGGCAATGAAACCACTCAGAGCTCAAAAGttcacctgttttttttttttttttggccttccAAGACCAATCCCCTCTCCACGGGGCACCTACACACCTTGGGatgcccctctgcagctccaagtAATCCCACAACAGATCCTAAGGGCCTCACTCACAATTGGCTGGGCAATATCACCATCACCATCCTTTCTCCTCTGGCTCCAGCCAAATCCTCTCCAGTTTCCATCAGCTCCTGCAAGGTCTCAGCCTGTCTACAACATCTGCAGCCATCAGGGATATTTTATTATATCCCACCCCATCAAATAACCATCATGATGCTGAGCTCAGTGCcaagccccagcagcactgacagggTTAAATTAAAGGTACCCATGATATTAGAGAGCTGCAAAGTAATTatgaaaggaagcagaaaaaagcagcaactcCAAGCAGACATGAAGGCCCTCTTAAGAGAAGAAAGGCATGTTAATTAACCTCCAGACATGATTCAAAGCATCATTTGTAGCACGATTAACATAATCCCCCAAGTGCACACACAACTGGCATTAACGATCATTTGCAGGACTGAACGCTCCCCACCCTTCAACAAATCGGCACAACGGAGCAGGGAAACACCAGAACGGCAGCGAGACAAAAAACCCCCGTgttccccagggatgggcatcCCTGCTGCGGGTGGGCATCCTCCCAGTGTGCTCAGCATCCTCCCAGTGTGCTCAGCATcctcccaggtgtgctcagcaCCCTCGCAGtgtgctcagcatccccaggtgtgctcagcatccccaggtgtGCTCTCAGCATCCCCCGGtgtgctcagcatccccaggtgtgctcagcatcctccccaggtgtgctcagtgctcagcaccctcccagtgtgctcagcatccccaggtgtgctcagcatcccccaggTATGCTCAGCATCCCCCGGTGTGCTCAGCATCCCCGGTGTGCTCATCATCCCCAGGTATGCTCAGCATCCCCCGGTGTGCTCAGCATCCCCCGGtgtgctcagcatccccaggtgtgctcagcatccccaggtgtgctcagcaTCCTCCAAGATGTGCTCAGCATCCACCCAGgtatcccaggtgtgctcagcaTCATCTCCAAGATGTGCTCAGCACCCTTCCCTTTGGTCAGCATCCACCCAGGTATGCTCAGCATCCCCAGATGTGCTCAGCACCGTCCCATGTGCCACCAGCTCCACTCTAGAAGAGCTCCTGATCCCCACATCAGCTTCAGCCCCACTGCCCccggcagccccagctcccccctccTGCAGCAAACTCCACTGGAGCAAATGCTCGAGGCTCTTTTCAGGAGCTCCCAGATTCCCGTCCATGTTCGGCTTTCATTTAAAGAAGGAGCTGCCCATCAGATCGCTGGAAAACTTGGAAATTAATGTCACGGCTCTGagggcaaagaaaaaagagccaCGATTTCCCCGTCTCTCCAGAACAGAGAGAAATCTCCTGCTTGAACTCGTGGATGGGGTTCTCAGCCGTGCTGAGCACCGAGGCGTGCGGGCTCGGAGGCTGCTCATGCGGGAAAGCCAAAGCTGTCGCCTGCCTCAGCAAAGCTGTCAGGACTATTTTATTGCATTCCAGCCCATCAAATAACCATCACAACAGGTATTCTCCCCTCCTCATGGCAGAAAGATGGTAAGGGAGCACTCTCCTCTGAAAGAGTCTGCACTGGATGTTGTTCATTAATTATTTGGGTGGTATTAACAGAGGTGACACGGACATGTCACCGAAACGCCCTGCAAACTCCCCTTGGTGCTGTGATTATTCATCTCTCCCTCAGCCCAAGCTCAGGAACTCAGAGACTTCGTGCTACATCATATTCTGGATCTCAATGTTTTCAGAGGCTGAAGCTTGTTCAAATGAGTCACTGCTGAGCTTCCTTCTTATCTTTAAAGTTTGTTATTACTTGGAAGTGTTTATCTGCATCACATTTGCAAAAACATCTGAACAAAGGCCAGCCCATGGAAACAAGAGCATTTTTGCACCTTTTTATATAAATAGTTAGGAGTTTATACAGCTGgttcttttctttgcaattcACAATATTTGTCTCTAATGCCAATTTTAAGGACCGTGATGGGATTTAAGCAATCACACGCAGCCCTGGTGTCCTGGCAGAGATAACAGCGCAGCTCCATGGCAGGCTGAGAATCCAGCTGCTGACAGCCACCCTTTgtgcccggcacagccccgagcTCCGGGGATGCTGCCCCGGCTTGGGGACCCTGCCACAGCGTGACCTGGAGCGGGTCCAAGCTCGTGTGTTCCGAGCAGAGGCGGGGATTTCACACTCACAGCCTCGGGGTAAGGatgaagggagaggagggggggaGGACGGGGCCAAGCGGGCGCTGGGATGCTGGGGCCGGGCTTTGTGCGCTCCCTGCACACACCCAGTGTGACCGGCGGCTCTTTGTCACCCCGGgacaccacagcagctccagcctcatgGGGCGTCTGGgcctccttccttcccaaaaCCTGGCACGGGCATCGCCCCGGGTGGCCGGGCAGGGGGACAGCCACGATCCCCCCATCCAGGCTCAATTTCTGCATCCACgtgtcccaggagcagcagtttCAGCACCTCCCCGCTCCCTCCTGCACAGCAAACAGCCGGGAGCGATGCTCAGCCCCGCTGGGAGGCACAGAAACCTCTGCAGCTTCCCCGAGTCCCTCCCGCGCACCCCGCAGCAGCCTgcccgggcagggcggggggATCTGGGGCCCCGCAGGGCGGGGTGGCCGGGTCAGCCCCGCGGCACTGCCGGCACCTGCACCGCGGCCACGCTGCGGCTGCACTGACCACCACGCTGGCACCGGGGTTCAGGCAGCACCCCGAGAACAGCCCAGCATCCCAAAGAGGGATGAGACCCCGCAGGGATCACGGGACACCCAGGGGGTGCTGAGGAGATGCTCAGAGGCAGGACGGGGGGGATGCAGAGGACGGAAGGGATGCTGGAGAGAGCACGAGGAGATGCAGAGGATGCTCGagggggatgcaggggatgcCTGCGATGATCCGGGCAGGATAGggaagctggagcagctctggaagacaggacaagggaagcTGGGGTGATGACAGGAGGAGCTTAGGGACGTGAGGAGGACAGAGAGATACCggagagcctggagcaggtCTGGGGGGAGGCCAGGAGGTGATGGGGTGACGCCGGGGAGCCGAAAGCAGGCAAGGGGGGATGCCGGGGAGGTGACGGGAGCTGCCGGGGAGGTGATGAGGGATGCCGGAGAGCCAGAAGCAGACACGGCTGATGTCGGGGAGGTGACGGGAGCTGCCGGGGagtgcagggaagggcaggcGGGATGTCGGGGAGCTGCCGGGGGATTCCCGGGAGCCCGGGAGAGGCGGTGGGGGTGCCGCGGCGGGGAGGCGCTCACCTGCCAGGAACCGGAGGGGATGTCTCCGAAGCCGCCGGGGCCGGCGGAGCCGTGGCAGccgcggggcggccccgcgcaGCGCCAGAGCAAGCCGAAgccggcggcggcgcggccgggcggCAGCAGCCAGGCCGGCGAGAGGAAGGCGGCGGCGCAGGCGGCCAGGAGGCCGGCGGAGAGCAGCGCCCAGAAGCAGCCGACGCCGCTGCACATGGTGCGCCGGCGGGGCAGGGAgcccgcgccccgcgccgcccccgcgcccgccaccggcaccggcaccgacAGCAtcggcggcgcggggcggccggcggggccgggcgcggggccggcaGCGCTGCCCGCGCCCCTGCGCGCTCCCTGCGCGTTCCCTGCGCGCTGCCTGCGCCGCCCCCCCCGCGGGGCGCGGCTGAGGACGGGCGCGGTTGCGACacccgcggcgggcggggggatccggggcggggggagcggggtCACCTGCGCGCACCCTTCTGGGGCTGTCACGGCGATTCTCCGCCCGCCGCAGGCTGCGCCGCGGCCCCGAAAGGGTCGGGTCGTTGCTGCCGGGAATTACCGGCGGTATTTTTAACCCTCCCTCCGTGCCCGCACACGGTGATGGTGCCGCTccgctcctgcagctctcccgGACGGGGACACGCGTGGGGAACGCGGGTGCGGGAATTCCGCGGTGGCACCGCGCGGGGGATTGAAACCCGCCGTGGCAGGGAGGTTTAGACTGAAACCCTCCGGGGCAGAGAGGTTTAGACTGAAACCCTCCGGGGCAGGGAGGTCTCGGGCTCGGGGTCCGCCGGCTCGGGCGGTGTTATCCTCTCATCCCGCAGGTTTCTCCAAGGTGCTGGAGGTAGAGCGGCTGCCCAGGAGCCTGCGCTTGCTTGAGGTGTAAAAGCTGCGCCTCCCAGTGCAGATGGATTTTTATAACAGTCATTCTAAAAACTTCATGGATCAGGTTTTATTCCTGCTAAACCTCACGGTGCAGCACGGATTGGTGTTTTATACTTGTGCCTCGCAGATCTTACGGGTTTTCTCGGCTTCCAGGAGCTCAGCTGTTCCCCCGAGCGGTCCCACGTCCATCAGCCGCATAAAGAATCAgatcctttttaaaatgtagcaaaaaatgtctttatccTGCGCTAATGTCCTCGGGCGGGTTTCGGGCACTTACTGCCGATAGCGCTGAAACAGGTAAAGACATTTGGGCA encodes the following:
- the LOC115911716 gene encoding transmembrane protein 211-like is translated as MLSVPVPVAGAGAARGAGSLPRRRTMCSGVGCFWALLSAGLLAACAAAFLSPAWLLPPGRAAAGFGLLWRCAGPPRGCHGSAGPGGFGDIPSGSWQTSAVLCAGGCALLALSSLLAIVAVLLPGGACERRLCTLAGYMQTAAVFIMASGLLVYPFGFNSATVKRFCENSDIYYAGDCQIGWGYMLAIVGVMLSVFLPFFAKYAPKEHISPTPIPTIL